CAAATCTCCAGGCGATCTGAGTCCGCAGAGGTGCTCAGGCTGTTCAGACTCTCCGCCGCCAGGCGAATCTCAATGGCATCCGCATCGTCGGGTGCCGAGATGATCTTGTAGTCCAGAATCTGGGGATTCTGCGCGGGCGCACATATCTCTGAACTCGGTGGCGTGAGAATGTGGTGGCTCTGGACCGCGGGCGGCGTGGGTGGTCTACTTTCTGCCAGCAGGGAGGATGCCTGTTGCATCCTGGCGGAGGTGGCATGAATCTGGGATAGCAGATCCTTGTGCTGCTGCAGTTTGGCCTCCAAGTAGCGGACCTTATCGCGGAGCGCTCTGTTCTCGACCTCCACTTGCGGGTCCGGCGCGGAGATGCTGCGAAGCACCTCGAAGTCCACGCTAGAAGTCTGCGACCAGGCATTCAGAAACAAGGGCTTGCTCCTCCTTGCCTGCGAATCCTCGCGTGCAGTGGCGCTGACTATGCGCTGATATTGCTGCAATTCGATGGGAAAAACTCTTGATCAACATATTCGGTGGAGATATCCTGCAGCTACTCACGTTTTCCATGTTCAATCCTCAAAGGATCTGCGTCAACTGAAAATTGGCGGCAGAATGCGAAAAGTGGTTGCATTCCTACCTGCACGCACACATGCGCACGCATATACGGGGAAGAGAGCGCCTGcctctgcgtgtgtgtgagtgtgcccTCCAGGTAGCTGATATCCTAttcctgtttctgtttcaggACCCCGTCTATTTCCCAACTAGTCCAAGTCCAGCTGTCTTTTCCTTTCTTCGCATGGGATTTGTTGTTTGCGCGGGAACCAGTATAtgtattataattattattataaataattgcgAATAAAGCTGCTTTTGCTCTCTCTTTCATCGACAGGGTTGACACCTAGGGCTATGAAATAAAACTATCGGTTGCAAGTCACGAgggttttaaatttttaagttcTCTCTataaagtttttttctttttcttttcagaATATCCGTTTGGTTAAAATTCTGTATTCTGCACTTTGGCGAAGGTCagaaaataagagaaaaaagtAAATGTAACAAAGGAATGTGTAAGAATTCTTTCCACAGTTCCAAGAACCAAAAAGGACAATAGTTGggttttgtaaaaaaaaaaccggttTTCAGGACCCGGACTGCATATTATCCATTGCAATTTGAATGTATTGGGAACCCTTCCAATACATGAGATCCTTTTGGAATATAATTCTTCGCTCAAATGCTCTCTGATCGGAAAAAAAACACCCTTAAATTCCATTTTAGAAGGGATACCTATTTAAGGGTAAGTCTACTGGAATTCCGTCCATTGTAATGCATTTTGAATGAGCGGAAAATACACTCAAGGATATATGGTACTGCCTTTAAAATTTCAAGGCATAACTTTTTGAGTTAAAACATGTACGAGTATTTCGTATTTAAGACTAGCCTTCAGAAGCAAACGGTTTTTTAATCATGTTACTCCTATATTTCCATAAGAATTTAAGTAAAGCCTAAAGGCGAATATTTTAGACTCTACTTCCAATTATCGAATGCAAATTATCTTTATTCGGCGACCTTGGCAGCCCTGCAAGATTAAGATTTTCGGATTCTCAGGTATCTGGCGCAAGGAACAATAACTGTTAAGCCGGGCCATAAAACACCAATTTTTCCAACGAATAATACGCAAAATAAGCCAAGAAAGCCGACGCAGCTGCGTTTTTTGCCAGAAATAAACCTTTTTGCCTTTACCTGTTGCCAAAATCCGCGTGCAAATGGCCGGCGGATTTCGACCGTACGATCAGGACTCGTGTCCTAACCTTACAAATAGCGAGGCTCCGGAATTCAGCATGTCAGTCGTTTGCAAAACGGAGCCGCACTACTTTCATCCGCAGACTGCTATCCTGCCCAGCGTCCAGTACTCCCACCCATATCACCACTATCTGAGCCAGTTCGCCCCGAACTTCGTGCCCTACTACTACCGCCTGCTCTCGCGGCCCATAATGAAGCAGGAGGAGATGGACATCGAGAACTACATCAACTACGAGGTGGCCGCCCAGCAGACCATGATGCGCCAGCGGACCCTGAAGCCCCTGGGTCAGCTGCAGATCCAAATGCCGCCTCCCATAATAGTCAACCAGCCAGTTAAGCCAGTTCCCGTTAAGGCAGTGCCAGTCCGCCGAAGCTCTCCGCCCAAGCGACGCGTCATCAATGCCCAGTTGGTAGCGGTAGCCACCGCTTCCGGGGGCATTAAGAACATCGAACCGCGGGTGGAGCCACTGCCTCGCCTGGAGGAATCCTTTAAGCAGCAAGTGGCCAAAATCCAGAAGAGTCAGCACCACTACGAACAACTCTTTGGTCGTCTCACTTCCATGCTAAAGACCCTGAATCAGCGGTACGACAACGATGCCGAGGATGTGCCCGCGCCGCCCTCCAAGAGACCGCGCCACATGTCCACCAGTTCGTCGGAATCGCACATCCCAGATACTGCCTCTGAAAAGGACGAGAAAGACACTCTTGTGCAGTACCCGCACCGAGTGCAAAAGGAGGACGGCAGTGCGGTGTACGTACTGGGACCCAATGGCACCCAGATCACAGCCCATCAGTACGGTGAGGTCTTCTGGACCAACGCCCCGGTGGCCACGAGGTGTCTTCTTTGCGTTGTCTTCAGCAGCGATGAGTTGGCTACCCACACGCTGACCGGGAAGCCGTCGCCCGCATTCTACGGCCGCGAAAGACCCCCAAAGCTCCAGTTAGACCAACGCAAGGTGGACGACATCGTGGTCTGTGTGAGAAACCGGACGGGCGGCAAGGAACGGGTGATTCGGGCCACCATCACTACCAAGTGTGCGGATACCGCCAAGAAGTACAAGAGGCGGGCCAAGAAGGCCCAGAAGGTCGCCATCAAGGAGGAGTATTAGCATGGAGTGGACAACTATTGGCTAGATATAATCCAGCTATGATCAAGCTCTTCTCAACGACGCGCCACGAAAGGCGCAGAAAGACATTGTATATATTCGTAGTAGGTCCTGctaaaagtaaaagtaaagTTATATAATCTAGCTGTGATTGAATAAAGACAAGATGAAACCAATTCAAAACCTGAATAATATGGGAATAGGCAGAGTTACTTCACTTTTCTGTCCATTGCTAAAATTGTTCTTCGAGTGCAGAGTCAACAAAATTGGGTTTATTAACTCGATCGGGTGTTCTCATCAATCGCAGCCATTTGCacttgaatttaaaaataattataagcTATGCCACACTACTGCTTCTTCGCCTTGGGTTCCCAGGCCTCCACTTTGTTGGGTGTTGTGGAGTAGGGGTAGTAGGCCTCTGCAAGAGCAGGATTGAATTAGGGGGCTTACTTAATGGGAATAGTGCATAGTTACCCTTAGTTCCGGAAAGATTCTCGCTGTGGTCCGCTATCCACTTGTACTTGGGGCGGCATCCATCGCGAATGGGAGGCAGATCGGTCTATAAGGAAAAAGGTAATAACATGTGCGACAAGATGTAGTCTAAACCCACCTTGTAGTGCATCCAGCCGTACCACTCGGCGGGAATCATGGATCCATCGTAGTCCATGTTGACGTGGGGGGCGAACTCGATCCAGCGATTGCGGCCGTAGAAGTAGTACGGGTTCTCGAAGTACTTGTTGCCGTACTTGTCGATGCCCACCAGGGTTCCGATCTTCAGATCATCGTTCCTGGAAAATAGCGCATATGCGGTTTTCAGGATTGGAGCAATCTTATATAAGATCGAGACTCACCTATAGAGCTTCAGGTACGCTTGCTTCAGTCCTCCGGCTTCGCGGACCATCTGGAACAGCTTTGTCAGCCGGTTGATGCCCAAAAACTTTGCCATGCTGCCGGGAAAACCCAGAAATATATTAAAcgtaaataatttcgattttctTGGACTCActtgaaacaaaaacaaagtcaATCTGCAGTGTGGCCAGGAGAGGTCAAAAGCACCAGCTAGAAATACTGAATCATATCAATCATATTCTTTGAAGTAAAAATGGAACAAGATTGGTCGAAACCTActctcaaaatatttttaaagctcATTAGACTTTCATTTGCTGAGATAAGTGATTGTGAAACTCatgttttttgttgcttgGATGTATCCTGTGCATTATTGGCGCTTTGGTAATAATACTGCAGCTAGTATTTTCTGAGGTTCGGCCACACTGCCACTCATCTGTTTTGCCTTGCCGGATTTTGTGATTCATATTTTTGTAGAGAAAAGTGGTGGGAATTTAGcgaaaacatggccaaaaacacGTCCAGCAACGCGTTCCGCAAGATCGATGTGGACCAGTACAATGAGGACAACTTCCGGGAGGATGATGGGGTGGAGAGCGCGGCAGCCGGTCCGGATGAGAGCGAGATTACGACGCTGCTGACGCAGGGAAAATCCGTGGAGGCGCTCCTGAGTGCGCTGCAGAATGCCCCGCTGCGCTGCAAGAACCAGAATGTGAAGGTGGGTAGCCACACCTATTCGTATCGAGAACCCTATAAAGCTAATCCTTCCTTGCATTGCAGGACCACGCCCTGAACATCACGCTGCGGGTGCTGCTGTCCATCAAGTCGACGCAAATGGACCAGGCCATCGACACCTTGGACCAGAACGACCTAATAGACGTGCTGATGAAGTACATATATCGGGGATTCGAGATCCCCTCGGAGGGCTCCAGTGGCCACCTGCTGCAGTGGCATGAGAAGGCCTTCGCCAAGGGAGGAGTGGGCTGCATTGTCCGCGTGCTGTCCGACACAAATCGCGCCTAGAGGAGATCAGCACAGCCAAAGGCGGTCATAGAGTCACTACCCCAACTGTTCCCTGCCCCATAAACCGATTCATACGCATCGCGGAGCATTTAATCAACACAGGATTGGAGCACTGGACACCACATCCTTATCTTCGGGATTTGCCACGCCCCAGCTGGAACCCACTTCTGTTTCTTCGCCGCAATACAAATGACGTTTTCCAAATTAGATTTTAACTGGTATCCAAGtattaaagtttttattacGAAAGGTGAGTGGCAGTGATTTCAATCAGGGGAACGAACGTACTTCTAGTTCACTCAAGCCACACCTACATGTAACATAATTTGTAagaaaaattttgtttttagtaaGGCTAAGCAATTGCTACGCATCTCAAAACTCAGGAAGATTCAACTCCTATCAGATTTAAACACTTATTAATCTTCAGACTGAGCCTAGCAACTTTACGAACATAATGGCTTATCTAATCGAAATTCCAGGTGTATCATTCAACATGATGACGTTGCCTTCGTAAACTTTTAGCTGCCGTGACAGAAAACACATCTACTATGTTTGAATCAACCTTTTCTGCTTTATTTGACTATTCAATGTGTAATAAGTGCTTTGAGTAACCTAATCAAACCAATCACGGCGTCTACAacttcttattaatttaaaaagcgGAGAGGCTCGATGATAGACAAATGCCAGGCGAATAGAAATGCGAGTTGGCTAAATGAAAGGCCCAGAATTTGGGGGTCGCATGCAATTTGATGATATTTCAGTGCTCGGTAGGGGGAACATTTAACAAAGGAGTTCGTTCTCTTTGAACGCGTCttcaataaatagtttttatgtTGCTTATATGCGGGGATTATTAAGTCGAAACGGGTTGCTCCAATCGCTGACCAGCCTACCACATGTGGGTCTCGCGGATTTCGCTGATGATGTGATTCGCTCGCGTCAGTGCCTGAAATCAAAAGTAAGTTTAAAACGATGTCAAGCTAAGTATAAGCTAGCCAAGCGCACCTTCAGCATATCTGCCGCCTCTTTTCGGCGCACTGCAATGTGATCGGACTCGTTGAGCAGGGTTTCAGCCTTATCCGACTTATACAGATGTGTAACCAATTCGCTCTGCAAGTTGTCCTTAACGTAGTTAACCAAGAAATGCATGATGGCCTTTGGAACCGAGTCTTGTATGGATTTGCGCACAATGTAGAAATACGATTTGATCAGGTgttctaaaaacaaaaagtagtCAGATTGAGTTAGGTCTTTAAGTGGCCCGAGTTAAGTGCAACCCACCGATGACATCGCAATCCTTCTGCTCCTTGTCAGTGAGGCGACGTGGATTGTGGTTGGCCGGCACATCGGGCAGCAGATTGACCGGCTTCACTGGACTCACGATGTTATTGTGAACCGGAGTGTTGTTGGTCGAGTTCTCAATGCTGTCCGGACGCGTTGGTGCCGGCGGTAAAATGTTTGACAGCCATGTGCTGGCCATCGAAGGCGTCGAGTTCTCGGCGACGTGGTTCTAGAGAGCGAAACGAAAATGGGTTAAATAGGTTGCATACATAAATGAAGATTCCGCTGGCACCTGCTCATGCACTTGGCTATATTGCTGCTGTGAGGAATTCGGCTGCggcggctgttgctgctgcggctgctgtgaACCAGCACTGTGCGACGAAATCTGAGGCGACATGTGGTTTCGCGGTGTATTGGCCCGCCGCTGCCCCAGATTTATCTGTGAGTAGGGATCGCTGTCCGTTTTCAGCAGACTGGGCACCAAAGCGGCATCCTTGTGGAAGTCGGGGTGCTTGGTGTTGATGTAGGCCAGCTCGATGGCCACAATGTTCTCCACCATCACGTTGGTGTGCGGCAGACGTCGACGCAGCAGCTGGGTGACCACGTCCACAATCTTCTCGTGCAGTTTGGGAAAGCTGTAGGGGAGATCGATGAAAACCTTTGGCGTTCAGCTATCATGAGTTCACATACCGCAGCATCTCCTGCTGCACTTCGTTGCCACAATGCTGAACAATGCGCTGCATCTCCTCGTGAATGAGTTCCACGCAGCGCAAGGAGGGTTCCTCCAGGCGGCGAATCTGGCGCTTCACTAGCAGTTCGAACGAGACCTCCGGAACGAACAAAGCCGGGCGTGGACCAGTGGCATTCCGGATGGCTGTCAGTATGTCCATCTTGCTCAGACCCGCCAGCGGGTGAATGGAGTCCAGGGTGCGGCCGAAGGTCTCGTGGAAAATGTAGCCCATCCGGGCACCGCCGCACAGTTCCGTGGTCTCGATATTCCTGGCCGTGCCCTCGATTGTGCAGCAGTAGGCGCTGGAGAACTTCGTGATGATCTGCAGCAGGGTCTGGCTCTTGTCGGAGACATCCTCGCCATAGGAGTTCAGCAGCGATTGGAATTGCGTGGCCATGATGTTGACGCGAGTCTGCAAGAATATGGGAAGTCATTCTCTTGAATTCAACATGCTATTCTAACCTTATCTGCCATTAATCTTCTCTTGCTTTACcatagaaaaatataaagatcGATTATAATCGAGTGCCAagtttgtttcatttttttacattttcttgaAGTTTTAGCCTGAGATTCTCGCATAGTTTGTGAAATCGATATGCAGTCTTTATAGACTAGACTCACCTTAAGATCTGGCAGGCAGTCCCGGATGTGGTGCATCAGGAGCCGGTTGAGGGTCTTGGCCAAGTAGGGCGTGCCGTTCCGGGTGGCCAGAGTGGGATACTTGCGCTGCAGGAAGGCGGCCTCGTCCTTCATCTGATCGTCGATGTGCTTTTGGTCCATGATGTCCTTCTGCGAGCGATTCATAACGCCGATGATGCCCAGCTTGACGGGAATGACCCGGCCGCACAGGATGTCGATGGCATCGGTGCCGGCATCCATGAGATCCAGTTTCGTGACCACGGCCAGAGTGCGCCGGCCATCGGGGTCCACGTCCTTGGCCAGCTTGAGTGCCTCACTGGTGGCCATGTCCGTGTTGGCGGCCGTCACAGCCAAAATGATGGAGTTCGGGTTCTCAATGTACTTGAGGACCAATTCTTTGATCTGCGCCTCGATATCCTCCGGCTGATCGCCCACCGGGACCTTGGTGATGCCGGGCAGATCCACCAGCGTTAGGTTGACCACGTGCGTTGAGAATATCTTCAGGTTGATGGGCTCCGGGCAGATGCCCTTGTTGCTGCCCGCCGCCCGCTCcgtttcgttttcgatctccttgCGGATCTCGTCAAAGTCCGTGAAGCACTTCTTGGTGTGCAGGAAGCGGCCCCACTCCTCGGCATTGGACGTACCTAAGTGTTATGTGGTTTAGCAATTGGGTTTTCCCGAACTTCTGACGTCTCAACTCACCATTTTCCGCCGAGCGATTCTCGCGATCATCGAGTGGGCTGTAGATCAGCTGGAGCACCAGTGGGCGACGGGTCACAATACCAGTTCCACGGGGCAGAAAGGATCGTCCCACAACGCTCTCGATCACCGAACTCTTGCCGGAGCTCTGGAAAAAAGGGGAAATGTATGTATTACTGGGAGTTAAAACGACGGCTGATAAAAGACGATGACCTGATAAGGTGGCTCCCAAGCGTTTGCAGCGAGGAAACACTTGGAAAACCGCAGATTAACTATTCTTATCTGGCAATGGGAGCCATTCTGTGATTGCAAATTTCTCAAACTTAAGCCTTTGCAACAGAAAACCAAATGAATGGTAAGAAATGGCACAGATTCAACATATTGGAGCTCCGCTGTACTCGGTATCAATGAGTTGCGCGAGCATTTAGTCATACTGACTTAATTCCAGAGCGTGAATCAAAGTGCAATTAAGCCAGCGATCGAAACAtgcacacatatatgtacatacagaCACAACTATCGAAGTCACACATGTGtacgtttgttttttgcaGTGTGTTCGTGGGGGAATGTGTCACATCAGCCagcagctgttttttttttcgtttttgtatAATACTGTGGCATATTGATTTTCCATGGCGGCGGCGAGCAGTgccaaaaataattatataaacaaTGGGGACGCCGCGAAGAGCGAAAGCTGGCTGAAATGTTGCTACAAACTGAAAACACAACTAAAATGCCGGCAAACGCACTCAGTTATATAATTTTGCGGTCACTGGAAAAGCGCAAGAGTTGGGGTTTCAGATAGCTGCGCCATATTCCGGTTCTCAGTTGCCACTCCTTTTACGGAGCTCGGGGATTTATGGTTTTCGGTGTGCGGATTTTTGGGCACCTCGCAGTTTGCATTTACCTGACTGCCTAGAACAACAATTTGGGGCAATTGGATGGAGTCGGAGCCCACGGTGTTGAAGACGTCCTGCAGCTTGTTTATGACCGGAATTAGGGCCTCCAttctgagtgtgtgtgtgtgctgggtTCCTTTGGTCGCGTTCCACTCGGCTGGCGATTAATTCGCGCACATAAAGGCCGTTCTTTTCGGCTTTTTCTGATTGACGCGAGCAccgaaattatttttgcaaaCCGCCAGTGTTGCACAGCAAATTTAGACTGTTTTTCTAGCGGTGTTGCCACACGGGCGGAACTTGCTGCTATCGGCAGTCCCTAGACGAGGTTGCCACCGTGCGCGAGAGTGCTGCCAATCTATTCCAAAAGGGCAGCTTTCTGTGCGCgccaaaattgaatttttgggTGTTTCCAATTTTGCCCGTTAGTTGCGTGTATTGAATACTTTACACAAATAAAGAAAGGTATGATTTCATAACATTACTTAAAATCCCCCAATAGCTACAAAATATGAATgtccttttctttttgttttgtttcatattttgcctttttacttattttataTGCACATGAGGAGTTTGTATTGATATGGACCAAACAAAAGGGGTCCTTACAAACCAATCTGAAAACTCACACACCACAATCTAAATCTGGCAGAATCTCAATATATTCATCGTATCTAACTAAATTGAAAAACTACACAGAGTAGGCGCATTTCTGAATACCCTTACAGACATAACAgtgaaaatgaatatatagCATAAATATATTGTCTTTGATTTTGTCTAATTTCTGCAGAAATAAAGGACTATTTAAACGAAGAAATATTAAAGTTGGAGCAGCCGCCAAGTGGTCAGACCACGTGGCCCAAAATAGGGAAAAGGAATAATCTGGGGACCGGCCTCAAGTGCTCGAGATTTGCATGGGCGGTTGGGATGGGGACTTCCCCGGTTTTATATAAGAATTGCAGGGCAGTGAGCTGTgccccaaaaccaaaaagggGGCTACCCGACTATTTCTCGACCACACTCGATTGCCTGCCTGGCATGCATTGTGGGCGAAATGCCGGGCTCATCTGTCGTTTTTATCGGTTTATTTCAATGTTCGAGGATGCTTGTCGCCCGGTACACTAAGCATTCAAATTTCGATAGTGGCCTGGCCCAAATGGACCAGAATATTggacgtacatatgtatgtaccacATCCATGTGCATAGAAGCCCCCACTCACGTATGCATCATGTGTCCTATTTGATAACAGTTCCCATTGTTGTTTGGCCAGCTCCTCCTGGCTGCTCCCAATTGAAAATGACAATGAAAATTGTTACAAGTTGGCTGATATCATTTTGCAATGCTCGCTTATCTCTTTAATGGCTTCCAAGCGATTTGAATATGCTTGGGATGATTTAAGATGACTTATTATTTACAATCCCATTGAAGTATCGAATTGTTTGAGTTTATTGTTCCGATCGCAGGATGGTAATATCGATTATAAGTAGTTTCAAAATTTAATCATTCCACTTCAAAATTAGTTACGCCATCCATGAAACTTTGATCATTCAAGTTTGGGATACTGACTAATCTCATTTCTTGCCCCATTATTATACATTCTGGCATTTTTCGAACTGCAAGTGGGCTTCTTTAGCATTTTCATAGATAAACTTTCGGCTTCCAATTAACAAATTTGGCTGGCAACTTTGCCAGCACACCTCTgctgtatctgtgtgtttgagtgtgtataaatatttcaaaatttccCCCATCAAATTGGCATTGTTGGACCGGGGAACTTTCGTATCTCTGGCTTGACAACTTGCCGAAATGTGCGGCGTGGAAAACTTCTTGAGTTTGAGTTGACAGTTATTGCGAAAGACGGGCGGGGGTGATGGTGATGGGGCACGCCCCCTTCTCGGGGCCGGAATATTAATTTGATAATTTCACGGCTGAATGCAAATTCGGTGTCAGGGTCCTTGGCTCTCTAATTGACTGACGAATacttaaaatatgaatttcaaATGAAGTTCAGCCATTGTCTGCTTTCTGGCTTTCTTTTGCCGCTTTTCGACTTGGCGCGATTAATTATGgagtgatgatgatgatgatggtgatgatgatggtgtaGTTGAAGCTGGAGCAGCCTCTGCCCTCCGGTGGAGCATTAATCATGTGAAAGTAATTTTGCACATTTGCATGCGTTGCACAAAGCGATAATTTTCATCCATCATTTTCAAGTGTTTCCGCAGGATTATAGTGCTGCAAGGAGTCGCCAGCCTTTCGCTGTCATATCCTGCGTGTGTGCAGGATGGGTAGTCGCCTCATTATCCATCGCCATGTCGTCGTCAATTATTCTTGTTCTGCAGCCAGCCTGCAAGAACTTTGCATTTAGTTGATGAGCTTCTCTGCCCTGGTGGAAACCACGAAGTCCTCATGCTCCTCCTGCTCATCCTGCTCCTTTGGTGCTTTGCTCTTTTGTGCCTCGATGCCTTTGGTTTTCGGGACTCGGCTTTCATCTTTCGGCTGACTGCCAGTTGATCAATGGCTCTGCCCGTTTTCCATGGTGTTTCATGCAATTACGTATttatattgcgtatacgccatgtgaATACGACGGATGGATGGAGAGCCCTTGAAGTAGGCGGCGTTACGGGGCGGAAACTTCTCCGTACGTTCTCGCCACAACTGCTGCAATAATGAACTTTGATTTTGCCCCTTTGCAATTCCCGGAATCATGAATGTTCCACAGCTTGTGGTCTGGCTGGAAAATGCGGAGCGCGAGCTGGGAAATATGCGATATAATTGCTGATTGATGCGGTTTGAAGGAGGTTGCTCTTTATGCTCTCGcacattttaatataaaactTGGTTGAAAGTAtacaatacatttttattcaataactgaatatatatgcataataataaattagaTATATCTCTTTTTTCATCATTACCATTACTAAACCCATTAAAGGACCATGAAGTGTGGCCATAACCGACTCTATCAAGTGGGTTGAATTATGAAGGCCATGTGTGCAGCCGCTTGGTTGGGTTTTTCGGTGCGCCCCGGATCTTGGCAGGATGTGGTTACCATTTAGCAGATGTCGCCGCTCTTGGCACCCAGCTCCTTGGCCATTAATCTGCCTGGGAACGCGGCTGCCAgatgcctgctgccttctacTGCGGAAAGTGCGAAAGTATCGCACACATGTTTcccttatttatattttggcaaTGCTCTGGCTGCATGTTTAATTGGATTTGCAGCTAAGCGGAATTAGAAGTGTGGGCGGAAAAGTGGGGAGCATTTGCATACTCCAGCTGTGGCGGAAAACCTCGACGGAAAGCCTCGAGACACTGGAAAAAAGGGGATGCAATTGAAGTAGATTGATATACCAAGGAACATAATATCATTCTTACGATCCATTTTTCATGGGCTTATTCTTTCAAGTAGTGCTttagcaaatattaaaaacatatttcttgaatttaaaattcttaccaattatattcaaattggCTGGGAAATCTTTCTTCGAGTGCTGCTGCGAGGCGACAACAAGCAAGTGTAAATTTCACTTGAACTGATAATTTCACTCAATTTGTGAGCGCTGATGAGCAAAGTTTTCCCATTTGCATGCGACTACGTGTGCCGGcttttccccgcttttccaccccccccccccttcctcCAGATGCAAGTTTCCATCTTTCGTTTCTCCTTCATCTGGCGCTGCTCCTGAATCAGGatgatttcttttttgtcGCCGTCGCCGAGTTGAAGGTGCCAATTAGGGATTTCCGCCTCAATTACTTTCGCGAGCACACGAGCAGCGAGTTTGTATGATTTTCGCATGACAAACTTGGGG
The sequence above is a segment of the Drosophila melanogaster chromosome 2L genome. Coding sequences within it:
- the Elba2 gene encoding early boundary activity 2, with the translated sequence MAGGFRPYDQDSCPNLTNSEAPEFSMSVVCKTEPHYFHPQTAILPSVQYSHPYHHYLSQFAPNFVPYYYRLLSRPIMKQEEMDIENYINYEVAAQQTMMRQRTLKPLGQLQIQMPPPIIVNQPVKPVPVKAVPVRRSSPPKRRVINAQLVAVATASGGIKNIEPRVEPLPRLEESFKQQVAKIQKSQHHYEQLFGRLTSMLKTLNQRYDNDAEDVPAPPSKRPRHMSTSSSESHIPDTASEKDEKDTLVQYPHRVQKEDGSAVYVLGPNGTQITAHQYGEVFWTNAPVATRCLLCVVFSSDELATHTLTGKPSPAFYGRERPPKLQLDQRKVDDIVVCVRNRTGGKERVIRATITTKCADTAKKYKRRAKKAQKVAIKEEY
- the ND-B17.2 gene encoding NADH dehydrogenase (ubiquinone) B17.2 subunit, isoform B; this encodes MAKFLGINRLTKLFQMVREAGGLKQAYLKLYRNDDLKIGTLVGIDKYGNKYFENPYYFYGRNRWIEFAPHVNMDYDGSMIPAEWYGWMHYKTDLPPIRDGCRPKYKWIADHSENLSGTKEAYYPYSTTPNKVEAWEPKAKKQ
- the Arpc5 gene encoding Actin-related protein 2/3 complex, subunit 5, isoform B; amino-acid sequence: MAKNTSSNAFRKIDVDQYNEDNFREDDGVESAAAGPDESEITTLLTQGKSVEALLSALQNAPLRCKNQNVKDHALNITLRVLLSIKSTQMDQAIDTLDQNDLIDVLMKYIYRGFEIPSEGSSGHLLQWHEKAFAKGGVGCIVRVLSDTNRA
- the Drp1 gene encoding dynamin related protein 1, isoform B encodes the protein MEALIPVINKLQDVFNTVGSDSIQLPQIVVLGSQSSGKSSVIESVVGRSFLPRGTGIVTRRPLVLQLIYSPLDDRENRSAENGTSNAEEWGRFLHTKKCFTDFDEIRKEIENETERAAGSNKGICPEPINLKIFSTHVVNLTLVDLPGITKVPVGDQPEDIEAQIKELVLKYIENPNSIILAVTAANTDMATSEALKLAKDVDPDGRRTLAVVTKLDLMDAGTDAIDILCGRVIPVKLGIIGVMNRSQKDIMDQKHIDDQMKDEAAFLQRKYPTLATRNGTPYLAKTLNRLLMHHIRDCLPDLKTRVNIMATQFQSLLNSYGEDVSDKSQTLLQIITKFSSAYCCTIEGTARNIETTELCGGARMGYIFHETFGRTLDSIHPLAGLSKMDILTAIRNATGPRPALFVPEVSFELLVKRQIRRLEEPSLRCVELIHEEMQRIVQHCGNEVQQEMLRFPKLHEKIVDVVTQLLRRRLPHTNVMVENIVAIELAYINTKHPDFHKDAALVPSLLKTDSDPYSQINLGQRRANTPRNHMSPQISSHSAGSQQPQQQQPPQPNSSQQQYSQVHEQNHVAENSTPSMASTWLSNILPPAPTRPDSIENSTNNTPVHNNIVSPVKPVNLLPDVPANHNPRRLTDKEQKDCDVIEHLIKSYFYIVRKSIQDSVPKAIMHFLVNYVKDNLQSELVTHLYKSDKAETLLNESDHIAVRRKEAADMLKALTRANHIISEIRETHMW